CAGGCGAACGGCAGGTCGGGCCGGGAGCGCTGGGCGCCGTCCAGCACCGAGCGGTCGCGGGGCAGCGCGAGCACGCTGGAGCGGCCGTCGAGGACGACGGTGACCTCGCTGAGGTCGCCGGAGACCGGCTGCTCCTCGCCGCGCTCGTACTCGGGCTCGTCCTCGGCGTGGAACAGTTCCTGGTGGACGCGGTCGGCGGGCACGCCGAGTTCGCCGAGCAGGTGCTTGGCGCCGACGACCATGCCGTACGGGCCGCAGAGCCACCAGTGGTCCACGGCGGAGCTGTCGACGAGTGCGCCGAGGAGGGCCTTCATCCGGTCGGGGTCGAGCCGGCCGCTGAGCAGTTCGGCGTCCCGGGACTCCCGGGAGAGCACGTGGACGAGCTGGAACCGGCCGAGGTGGCGGTCCTTCAGGTCGGCGAGCTCGTCGGAGAACATCACCGTGTCGCTGCGGCGGTTGCCGTAGAGCAGGGTGACCCGGGAGGCGGGGTGGGCGTCGAGCACCGAGCCCGCGATGGAGAGCATCGGGGTGATCCCGGAGCCGGCCGCGATCAGCACGTGCTCGGCGGGCTCGTCGAGTTCTGGGGTGAACAGGCCGGTCGGCGGCAGCACCTCGACCGGTTCGCCGGCCCGGGCGTCGCGGACCAGCCAGCGGGAGAACAGGCCGCCGGGCACCTCCCGCACCGCGATCCGCAGCGGCCCGCCGACCGGCGAGCAGAGCGAGTACGAGCGGCGCTCGTCGGCGCCGTCCACGATGCGGCGCAGGGTGAGGGTCTGGCCGGGCCGGAAGGCGAAGTCCTCGGCGAGGCCGTCCGGCACCTCGAAGGTGACGGCGACGGCGTCCTCGCAGAGCGGTTCCAGTGCCGCGATGCGCAGCTCGTGGAAGGTCGGGCGGCGGACGGCCATCTAGATCTCCTTGATCCGGTCGAACGGCTCGCGGCAGCTGCGGCAGCGCCACAGCGCCTTGCACGCGGTCGAGCCGAAGCGGGAGAGCTCCTCGGTGTCGGTGGAGCCGCACTGCGGGCAGGTCACCGCCCGGCGGGTCGGGCCGAGCCGCAGCAGGCCGCCCGCGGCCGGCGGCGCGATGCCCGCCTCGGCGAGCTTGCGGCGGCCCTCGTCGCTGATCAGGTC
This genomic window from Streptomyces sp. TLI_235 contains:
- a CDS encoding ring-1,2-phenylacetyl-CoA epoxidase subunit PaaE; amino-acid sequence: MAVRRPTFHELRIAALEPLCEDAVAVTFEVPDGLAEDFAFRPGQTLTLRRIVDGADERRSYSLCSPVGGPLRIAVREVPGGLFSRWLVRDARAGEPVEVLPPTGLFTPELDEPAEHVLIAAGSGITPMLSIAGSVLDAHPASRVTLLYGNRRSDTVMFSDELADLKDRHLGRFQLVHVLSRESRDAELLSGRLDPDRMKALLGALVDSSAVDHWWLCGPYGMVVGAKHLLGELGVPADRVHQELFHAEDEPEYERGEEQPVSGDLSEVTVVLDGRSSVLALPRDRSVLDGAQRSRPDLPFACKGGVCGTCRALVCEGEVEMRRNFALEEKEVAAGYVLTCQARPVSDKVTVDFDR